A genomic window from Lotus japonicus ecotype B-129 chromosome 1, LjGifu_v1.2 includes:
- the LOC130730178 gene encoding vacuolar protein sorting-associated protein 55 homolog isoform X2, producing MFSASILLQILACALYNNWWPMLSALMYVLVPMPCLFFGGGSTQFLISRDGGGWMDAAKFMTGASAMGSIAIPIILRHAQMIETGAMLIELVSFFIFVCTVMCFHQASLDDDW from the exons GCATGCGCTCTATACAACAATTGGTGGCCCATGTTGTCAG CTCTAATGTATGTGCTGGTACCTATGCCTTGCTTATTCTTTGGAGGAGGATCCACTCAATTTCTGATAAGCCGTGATGGTGGAGG ATGGATGGATGCAGCAAAATTTATGACTGGAGCATCAGCCATGGGGAGCATAGCCATTCCTATAATCCTTAGGCATGCTCAAATGATTGAGACTGGAGCAATGCTCATTGAGCTTGTATCGTTCTTCATATTTGTATGTACTGTTATGTGTTTCCATCAAGCGAGCCTTGATGATGATTGGTAA
- the LOC130732591 gene encoding NAC domain-containing protein 90-like → MENMPPGYRFYPTEQEIITFYLRNKLEGQKEHMNRVIPVLNIYDYNPSQLPQLSGEASTRDTEQWFFFIPRQESEARGGRPKRLTTSGYWKATGSPSRVYSSDGSAIGMKRTMVFYNGRAPRGKKTDWKMNEYKALQQGGLELRQEFSLCRVYKKTKCLRAFDRRPSPPIRRDIITGSSSSNPNQDDEPAQSQKGSGSTHVQVMEERSVIITSSPESSPSQDGGEGEAAQMQIDNEPLLDWEQVDWFLGLEP, encoded by the exons ATGGAAAACATGCCACCAGGTTATCGTTTCTACCCCACAGAACAAGAGATTATTACATTCTATCTTCGCAATAAGCTTGAAGGACAAAAGGAGCACATGAATCGGGTTATACCAGTCCTTAATATATATGATTACAACCCATCACAACTCCCAC AACTTTCAGGAGAAGCGAGTACGAGAGACACGGAGCAATGGTTCTTTTTCATTCCGAGGCAGGAAAGTGAAGCCAGAGGAGGGAGACCGAAGCGTCTCACAACTAGTGGGTACTGGAAGGCTACGGGGTCTCCTAGTCGCGTTTATTCTTCTGACGGTTCTGCAATCGGCATGAAAAGGACCATGGTGTTCTACAATGGAAGGGCTCCCAGAGGAAAGAAAACCGATTGGAAAATGAATGAGTACAAGGCCCTCCAACAGGGTGGACTAGAA TTAAGGCAGGAATTCAGTTTGTGCCGAGTGTACAAGAAAACAAAGTGCTTGCGAGCATTTGATAGACGACCGTCACCGCCAATTAGGAGGGACATTATAACaggtagcagcagcagcaatcctaatCAAGATGATGAACCTGCACAATCCCAGAAGGGTTCAGGGTCAACACATGTTCAAGTGATGGAGGAGAGAAGTGTAATTATAACAAGCTCACCAGAGAGCTCTCCCTCACAGGatggaggagaaggagaagcTGCCCAAATGCAGATTGATAACGAGCCTCTGTTGGATTGGGAGCAAGTCGATTGGTTCTTGGGATTGGAACCATGA